The Christiangramia salexigens genome includes the window TTGAAAAGGGCTGGGATGAAGAAAAACAGATGTACTACTATCTGGTTTACTTCAATAAAGAAGAGAAGAAATAAAAGTAAAAATAAAAATCCCGGGTAACACATTGCCCGGGATTTTTTTGCTTTAAAAACTAATCCAGCATTCGCTGCATATTGATATTTTCATAATTACGCTTTACAAAATCAAGAGCAGTTCTTAATATCTGCCCCATAGTACTCGCCCGCTTAAACTTCATATCCTTGGAGAAAGCATAGAGACCATTTCTCAACTCCTTCACATTATCCTTTGTAGACACATGATCATTGATCATACATCTTATCAATTCCTTATATCTGCTTTTAGTATTTATCATTCTTTTTGCCAAAAGGGATCGTTCCTCTTTACGATACTGCTCTATAGATGAATCTTCAAGTTTATCTGAAACCAGTTTTACCATCTTATAGTTCTCCTTAAAAAACTGAGGTCTGTAAACCTTTAGATTCCCTTCAAAACATTGCTGATCAAAATCTATTGCCCTTATTTGATATTCCACATGATCAAAATCATGGGTTGGGATCACGACATAATTATAGGATCTCATATCCCCAAGCAACCTGACCGTACAGCGTTCGTTGAATTTCACGAATTGCTTTGCGATCTGTGTTTGAGCCCGAAGATCACACTTTGGCAAATGCTCTTCTATGAAAACATCACCGGGAATTCCAGCTATATGTTCCTCGATCAAAGTATCCTTATATACAAGAAAGTTGATCCTGTGAGGTGACAATAGATGCTCGAATTCCAGGCCATACAACCGGGAGGCATCTGCTTTTTTCACATAGAAATAAGTAAAACTATCATTCAGGATATTTCTAACCTTAATTCTAAAAGGTTTAGAATTTCCAAATGTGCAATAGTCAATAGCATCTACATTGAGGTAATCCAGCGAATCATCACTACCATCGGAGTGCAGGATCGTATACACCTTCTTCAAACTATTATCAATCTCCAAACGTTCATGATCGGGATAATAACAACGCACCCAAAAAGTATCTTCCTCATGCTGATCATAGACTACAATAGATCCGGAAAACCTTAACAGGTCATCATAAAAAACAGGGATTTTGGTATTTCGGTTATATTTGGCCAGATATCTATTGAAGCGTTCATTTACAGGAAATGCAGGCTTCTTCTTGGACATCAGTTTTTCATTCATAATTATACCGCATTTCCCCAAAAATAAGGTTAATATGCCGAAACTTGTAATAAAAACTTAACTTCGTAATCATATCTTAAAGCAATTATAACTTTTGGAAACTATTCTAAGTTTAAATAATCTCACCAAGAAATTTGGCAAAAATACCGCTGTAGATCACCTGAGTTTCAGGATCGAAAAAGGCAATGTATATGGCATTCTGGGTCCTAACGGAAGCGGAAAATCTACAACACTGGGGATGATCCTTAATGTGGTAAATAAAACTTCCGGAGAGTTCACCTGGTTTGATGGCAATCTTTCCACGCATCAGGCACTTAAGAAAGTAGGCGCGATAATAGAGCACCCCAATTTCTACCCCTATATGACGGCCGGACAAAATCTTGAACTGGTATGTAAGATCAAGGGAACCGGCACACATCGTATTGATGAAACATTGGAAATCGTGGGTTTGCTGGATAGAAAAAAGTCAAAGTTCAAAACTTTTTCGCTTGGAATGAAACAACGGCTAGCTATCGCCTCTGCCCTTCTTAATGATCCGGAAATCCTGATCCTTGATGAGCCTACTAATGGATTGGATCCCCAGGGAATTCATCAGATAAGGGAGATCATAAGGCAGATCGCCGCAGGAGGCACCACAATTCTTTTGGCATCGCATTTATTAGATGAAGTTGAAAAGGTTTGCTCTCATGTGGTCATCATTCGAAAAGGTAAAAAGTTGTATAGCGGACCGGTAGATGAGATCGTGAACAGCCATGGATTTTTTGAACTACAAAGTTCTGATCTAGGTTTACTTAAACAGCTTATTCAAAATCACCCGAAGATCTCTAAGGTAACTGAAGATAACGGGATAATAAAGGCTTTTCTCAGTGACCCTATGGAAGCTGAAGAGATCAACAGGTATTTATTCGAAAAAGGCCTATGCCTTTCCTACCTCGTTAAGCGAAAAGAAAGTCTTGAAGAACAATTCCTGAAATTAACTAACCAAACAAGCCTGACGTAATGTTAAGACTGTTGGAAATAGAATATTACAAATTGAAGAATAATCGCTCAGCGCGAATATTGATCATCACCTACTTCATCCTAATTAGTTTTATAGCGCTTATCGCTTCCATAGAATTTAATCTTGGAGCCATAGAATTCAGGGTAGCCGATCAGGGAATTTTTAATTTCCCTTATATCTGGCACTTTAACAGCTATATTGCCTCTCTGCTCAAATTATTCCTGGCCATCGTGATCGTTTCAATGATGTCTAACGAATATAGTAACCGTACTATAAAACAAAATTTGATCGATGGTATGAGCAAAAAAGAATTTGTGCTTTCAAAATTCCTTACTGTGCTTGCGTTTTCAGGAATTTCAACTTTTTTCCTTATTATCGTCTCTCTCATTTTAGGCTATAGCTTTTCAGACTTTACCGAAATTTCCATAGTATTTTCAGATCTTGAATATTTACTGGCCTATTTTATAAAATTGACCGGATTTTTCTCTTTCTGTATGTTTCTGGGTATCCTGGTTAAACGCTCTGCCTTTGCACTGGGATTTTTAGTGATCTGGTTCATTTTTGAAAATATCCTGTATGGTATCCTGAATTTCAGCTTTTTTAAAGGAACAGAAATTGCCACGGGAATTATACAGTTCTTCCCTCTGGAATCGATGAGCAACCTTATCGTTGAGCCATTTTCACGACTTAATGCGGTTCAAACCGCCGCAAGCCAGATCGGTTCGGAGCTAGACAAGGATTATGGAATACACTGGTACCAGCTTCTCATTGTTTGTATTTGGATAGTTCTGTTTTTCTATATGTCCCTTGAATTATTACAAAAAAGGGATCTATAATAAATCATTTACCAGCATTACCTACGGGCTTATGAAAGGCTTAACACAATACTCATGGAATCTCTTAAAAAATTGATTTAGGCCTGATAATTGCTTAATTTCGTGAGGCTACGAAAAAGAAAATCAGCTGAATGAAATTCAAAATAAAATCAGATTACAAACCTACCGGTGATCAACCTCGGGCAATAGACCAACTAGTAACCGGGATCAAAAATAATGAACCTTTCCAGACCTTACTTGGTGTAACCGGTTCCGGAAAGACTTTTAGTGTCGCCAATGTGATGGAAAGGGTTCAAAAGCCCACGTTGGTGCTTGCACATAATAAGACCCTTGCAGCCCAGCTATATTCTGAGTTCAAGGAATTCTTCCCGGATAATGCGGTGGAATACTTTGTAAGTTATTATGATTACTATCAACCTGAAGCCTTTATTCCATCTTCGGGAACCTATATAGAAAAAGATCTTTCAATTAACGAAGAGATCGAGAAATTAAGGCTTAGTACCACTTCTTCCCTGTTAAGCGGAAGAAGAGATGTGATCGTTGTCGCTTCGGTTTCATGTTTATATGGTATTGGTAATCCTGTTGAATTTCAGAAAAACGTAGTTTCTATTGAAAGGGATATGGAGATCTCGAGAACTAAGTTTTTACACAGACTGGTTCAAAGTCTTTATTCCAGAACTGAAGC containing:
- a CDS encoding ABC transporter ATP-binding protein, which codes for METILSLNNLTKKFGKNTAVDHLSFRIEKGNVYGILGPNGSGKSTTLGMILNVVNKTSGEFTWFDGNLSTHQALKKVGAIIEHPNFYPYMTAGQNLELVCKIKGTGTHRIDETLEIVGLLDRKKSKFKTFSLGMKQRLAIASALLNDPEILILDEPTNGLDPQGIHQIREIIRQIAAGGTTILLASHLLDEVEKVCSHVVIIRKGKKLYSGPVDEIVNSHGFFELQSSDLGLLKQLIQNHPKISKVTEDNGIIKAFLSDPMEAEEINRYLFEKGLCLSYLVKRKESLEEQFLKLTNQTSLT
- a CDS encoding ABC transporter permease; this encodes MLRLLEIEYYKLKNNRSARILIITYFILISFIALIASIEFNLGAIEFRVADQGIFNFPYIWHFNSYIASLLKLFLAIVIVSMMSNEYSNRTIKQNLIDGMSKKEFVLSKFLTVLAFSGISTFFLIIVSLILGYSFSDFTEISIVFSDLEYLLAYFIKLTGFFSFCMFLGILVKRSAFALGFLVIWFIFENILYGILNFSFFKGTEIATGIIQFFPLESMSNLIVEPFSRLNAVQTAASQIGSELDKDYGIHWYQLLIVCIWIVLFFYMSLELLQKRDL